Proteins from a genomic interval of Desulfofustis limnaeus:
- a CDS encoding metallophosphoesterase produces the protein MRIIAIGDIHMAADAVTRIPEIGSADLVIINGDLTNFGGTDDAKRVLDTVMTANPSVLAQFGNLDKPEVNDYLEDLGINLHKQARLLRHRLCLIGIGGSNKTPFATPSEFSETELAAFIEHAYEQARASIDLTEPVEKIKIPTIFVSHTPPFGTAVDRLASGTHVGSSAVLSFIEERQPALCICGHIHEAAGTDHIGRTPICNPGMLSKGGWVEITVNDTTVQATLHDRI, from the coding sequence ATGAGAATCATAGCCATCGGCGATATCCACATGGCCGCAGACGCCGTCACCCGCATCCCGGAAATCGGATCTGCCGATCTGGTCATCATCAACGGTGATCTCACCAATTTCGGCGGCACCGACGATGCGAAACGAGTGCTCGATACGGTTATGACCGCCAATCCGTCGGTCCTGGCCCAGTTCGGCAATCTCGACAAGCCGGAAGTCAACGATTACTTGGAAGACCTGGGGATCAACCTGCACAAACAGGCCAGGTTGCTGCGCCATCGGCTCTGCCTGATCGGTATCGGCGGCTCCAACAAGACACCTTTCGCCACGCCCTCGGAATTTTCCGAGACCGAATTGGCCGCCTTTATCGAACACGCCTACGAACAGGCTCGCGCCTCTATCGACCTGACCGAACCGGTGGAAAAAATCAAGATCCCGACCATATTCGTCAGTCATACGCCACCATTCGGCACCGCGGTCGATCGGCTCGCTTCCGGCACCCATGTCGGTTCCAGCGCCGTGCTCAGCTTCATCGAGGAACGCCAACCGGCGCTCTGCATCTGCGGCCACATCCACGAAGCGGCCGGCACCGACCACATCGGCCGCACCCCGATCTGCAACCCGGGGATGCTGAGCAAGGGTGGTTGGGTGGAGATAACCGTGAACGACACCACCGTACAGGCCACCCTCCATGACCGAATCTAA
- the htpG gene encoding molecular chaperone HtpG, translated as MTTATTHEFQAETKKLLDIVINSLYTERDVFIRELISNAADALEKFRHESLMHGEEELFDGHMPLEITIDLDEKKKLLTITDTGIGMTKDELLANLGTIAHSGSNTFLTQLAEAARKDVSLIGQFGVGFYSAFMAGATVRVRSRSWDGSEGHEWVSDGTGTFTVSECPGLHRGTKVIVELKEGCEDYAKKWKVESIIKQYSAFVPFAIKLEGETVNTVQALWTRNRSEIKDEEYAEFYKFIANVSEEPMYRLHFSTDAPLAINALIFVPKDNLEIMGFGKIDPGVNLYCQRILIDQHSETILPEWLRFLKGVIDSEDLPLNISRQALQDNALVAKIRRVISKRFLKFLEEEAKKDETGYLEFWKTFGIYLKEGITSDFEYRTELGKLLRFETSKSADGTPVSLSDYLLRLQPDQQEIYYINGPNRAAIESGPYIEMFRKKDVELIYTIEPIDDFVLSYLGEFEGKKLVSADKADLKLGGEDKPVEEKKEQAEPVLDDQVAADLVGWLKEKLKEQVADVSISKRLVDSPAVIVNPDGFMTSSMERIMAAGRFEKGLKPEIGKKNLEINPGNPLIRRLSELITEDEPFAVEIARQIYDNAMIQAGLLVDPLEMVARNYRILNRVVG; from the coding sequence ATGACCACTGCAACCACCCACGAATTTCAGGCCGAGACCAAAAAACTCCTCGATATCGTCATTAATTCCCTCTATACCGAGCGCGACGTTTTCATCCGGGAGCTGATCTCCAATGCCGCCGACGCCTTGGAAAAATTCCGTCACGAGAGCCTTATGCATGGCGAGGAAGAATTGTTCGACGGGCATATGCCGCTGGAGATTACCATTGATCTGGATGAGAAGAAGAAGCTGTTGACTATTACCGATACCGGCATCGGCATGACCAAAGACGAGCTTCTCGCCAATCTTGGCACGATTGCCCACTCCGGGTCGAATACCTTCCTGACCCAGCTGGCTGAGGCGGCGCGCAAGGATGTCAGTCTCATCGGGCAGTTCGGTGTCGGTTTCTACAGCGCCTTCATGGCCGGTGCCACGGTCCGGGTGCGTAGCCGTTCCTGGGATGGCAGTGAGGGCCATGAATGGGTATCGGATGGGACCGGCACCTTTACCGTCAGCGAGTGTCCCGGACTGCACCGGGGTACCAAGGTGATCGTGGAATTGAAGGAAGGGTGCGAGGATTACGCGAAGAAATGGAAGGTGGAGTCGATAATCAAACAGTACTCGGCCTTCGTACCGTTTGCCATCAAGTTGGAGGGCGAAACGGTCAATACCGTTCAGGCTTTGTGGACCAGAAATCGCTCCGAAATCAAGGATGAAGAGTACGCTGAGTTTTACAAGTTCATCGCCAACGTCAGCGAAGAGCCGATGTACCGGTTGCATTTTTCCACCGACGCCCCACTGGCGATCAACGCCTTGATCTTCGTGCCCAAAGACAATCTTGAGATCATGGGCTTCGGCAAGATTGACCCAGGCGTCAATCTGTACTGTCAGCGGATTCTGATCGATCAGCATTCGGAGACAATTTTGCCGGAATGGCTACGCTTTCTCAAGGGGGTCATCGACAGCGAAGATCTACCGCTGAACATTTCCCGGCAGGCCTTGCAGGATAATGCGCTGGTGGCGAAAATACGACGGGTGATCAGTAAACGATTCCTCAAGTTCCTTGAGGAGGAGGCAAAGAAAGATGAAACCGGTTACCTGGAGTTCTGGAAGACTTTCGGCATCTATCTCAAGGAGGGTATTACCAGTGATTTCGAGTACCGAACCGAACTCGGCAAGCTGTTGCGCTTCGAAACCTCCAAGTCCGCCGACGGTACGCCCGTATCGTTGTCCGATTATCTGTTGCGCCTGCAGCCGGACCAGCAGGAAATTTATTATATCAATGGCCCGAATCGGGCGGCCATCGAGTCCGGGCCGTATATCGAGATGTTCCGAAAAAAAGACGTGGAACTGATTTACACTATAGAGCCCATCGACGACTTCGTTCTCAGTTACCTGGGCGAGTTCGAAGGGAAGAAGCTGGTTTCGGCGGATAAGGCTGATCTCAAACTTGGCGGCGAGGACAAGCCGGTCGAGGAAAAGAAAGAGCAGGCCGAACCGGTGCTTGACGACCAAGTTGCTGCCGATCTGGTCGGATGGCTCAAGGAGAAACTCAAGGAGCAGGTGGCCGATGTCAGCATCTCCAAACGACTGGTCGATTCCCCGGCAGTGATTGTCAATCCTGATGGATTCATGACGTCTTCCATGGAACGGATCATGGCGGCCGGCCGGTTCGAAAAGGGACTGAAGCCCGAAATCGGCAAAAAAAACCTGGAGATCAATCCCGGAAATCCGCTCATCCGCCGTTTGTCTGAGCTGATTACGGAAGACGAGCCGTTTGCCGTTGAAATCGCCCGGCAGATTTACGACAATGCCATGATCCAGGCTGGTCTGCTGGTCGACCCACTGGAGATGGTGGCCAGAAACTATCGCATCCTCAACCGGGTGGTCGGTTGA
- a CDS encoding protein-L-isoaspartate(D-aspartate) O-methyltransferase has translation MIDRFSTIRERMVQEQLVSRGITDERVLDAMRAVPRHLFVDDALQSRAYGDFPLPIAAGQTISQPYIVASMTQALHLSGEEKVLEIGTGSGYQAAVLSRLCAQVYTVERINSLLAGARKVFDTLNYFNIVSKLDDGTLGWPEHGPYDAIMVTAGGPAIPEPLVEQLVEGGRMVIPVGDQYLQTLELVEKTADGVKIMELERVRFVDLVGKHGWQ, from the coding sequence GTGATTGACCGATTCAGCACTATTCGAGAACGGATGGTGCAGGAACAGCTGGTCTCGCGCGGTATCACCGATGAACGGGTGCTTGACGCGATGCGGGCTGTTCCCCGCCACCTGTTTGTCGATGATGCCCTGCAATCACGGGCCTATGGCGATTTTCCCCTGCCGATAGCCGCCGGTCAGACCATCAGCCAACCCTACATTGTCGCCAGCATGACACAGGCTTTGCACCTCAGTGGTGAGGAAAAGGTCCTGGAAATCGGTACCGGTTCCGGGTACCAAGCTGCCGTTTTGTCGAGACTGTGTGCTCAGGTATATACCGTTGAACGGATTAACAGCCTGCTGGCCGGGGCCCGCAAGGTCTTCGACACGCTTAACTATTTCAACATCGTCTCTAAACTTGACGACGGTACCCTCGGTTGGCCGGAACACGGGCCATACGATGCCATCATGGTTACCGCTGGCGGTCCGGCTATCCCTGAACCGCTGGTCGAGCAACTGGTCGAGGGCGGACGGATGGTCATTCCCGTCGGCGACCAATACCTGCAGACACTGGAACTGGTTGAAAAGACGGCGGATGGCGTGAAAATTATGGAATTGGAGCGGGTCCGGTTCGTCGATCTGGTGGGCAAACATGGCTGGCAATGA
- a CDS encoding YqaA family protein: MAGNDALGMNGTQGQEKTATGPLKRLYDLCMAWIAGPHGVLALFVIAFVESSFFPIPPDVFLIAMVIAAPTRAFKFAAVCSLGSVLGGAFGYGLGYWFMDSIGQQIITWYGFEDKYLRVQDLYRTYDAWAVGAAGFTPLPYKLFTITAGAFNLDLVTFIVVSAVSRAARFFLVAAFIWKFGAPVRRYIDKYFNILSIVFMVLLIGGFVLVKMML, from the coding sequence ATGGCTGGCAATGACGCGCTTGGTATGAATGGGACACAAGGGCAGGAAAAGACCGCAACCGGGCCGCTCAAGCGACTCTATGACCTTTGCATGGCATGGATTGCCGGTCCGCACGGCGTCCTGGCCCTGTTTGTCATCGCCTTTGTCGAGTCGTCTTTTTTTCCCATTCCACCAGATGTCTTTCTCATTGCGATGGTCATAGCTGCGCCGACCCGCGCCTTCAAATTCGCCGCTGTTTGTTCACTGGGATCCGTGTTGGGCGGTGCTTTCGGGTACGGACTCGGCTACTGGTTCATGGATTCAATCGGACAGCAGATCATTACCTGGTACGGCTTTGAAGACAAATATCTGCGCGTCCAGGACCTGTATCGGACCTATGATGCCTGGGCGGTCGGCGCGGCCGGCTTTACCCCGTTGCCCTACAAGCTTTTCACCATCACCGCCGGGGCATTCAACCTGGATCTGGTGACGTTCATTGTTGTATCGGCCGTTTCCCGGGCTGCCCGGTTTTTTTTGGTGGCCGCGTTCATATGGAAATTCGGGGCCCCGGTGAGACGATATATCGACAAATATTTCAATATCTTGTCTATAGTTTTCATGGTCTTGCTCATCGGTGGGTTTGTGCTGGTGAAGATGATGCTTTGA
- a CDS encoding S1C family serine protease yields the protein MKLWPVLVVLSTLLLMATNGWGAHEIHLKNGSIIKTSRVERQGNRVAYEQYGGKVSINLSEVAEIRYHAPSVRKPRQRIDPGATESAGPAAVMVPGPVPSQDDDPATAPAPSDDRDLAARLAGALPAGSPLAAASHAVVWIKTEAGSGSGFFVNDAGLIVTNRHVVRGSEQNNRRVETQLAEAENQLNRRRAELNQARSRLDAYEKKLDSDRRLFNQRVAEFGKRINPQWRRDVEQNLREREQNVQQWRREIQQQTAEFDKYDRQFRQQRDEWRSTNEQLARQSRFRIILADGSEHSAVLYRASDSYDLALLKLNGFRTPFLKAAPSEAASYGRQVFAIGSPLELNNSVTAGVISGLRDHFIQTDARIYPGNSGGPLITEDGLVLGVNTMKLITEKFEGIGFAISYHHVMDEFQDYFPR from the coding sequence ATGAAGTTGTGGCCTGTGCTCGTGGTGTTATCCACTTTGCTGCTGATGGCGACAAACGGCTGGGGGGCCCATGAGATTCATCTGAAAAATGGCTCGATCATCAAGACCAGCAGGGTGGAACGGCAGGGTAATCGGGTGGCCTATGAGCAATACGGCGGTAAGGTCTCCATCAATCTCTCCGAGGTGGCGGAGATTCGTTATCATGCTCCCTCCGTCCGGAAACCACGCCAGAGAATCGACCCGGGGGCAACCGAGTCGGCGGGACCAGCGGCGGTCATGGTCCCTGGCCCGGTCCCCAGCCAGGATGACGATCCAGCAACTGCCCCGGCACCGAGCGACGATCGAGATCTGGCAGCTCGCCTGGCCGGTGCCTTGCCGGCCGGGTCCCCTTTGGCGGCTGCCAGTCACGCGGTGGTCTGGATCAAGACCGAGGCCGGTTCCGGCTCCGGGTTCTTTGTCAACGATGCGGGGCTGATCGTTACCAATCGCCATGTGGTGCGGGGCAGTGAACAGAACAATCGACGGGTTGAAACTCAGCTTGCCGAAGCGGAGAATCAACTGAACCGTAGACGCGCCGAGTTGAACCAAGCCCGTTCCAGGCTTGATGCCTACGAAAAAAAACTGGACAGTGACCGGCGGTTGTTCAATCAACGGGTGGCCGAATTCGGTAAACGGATCAATCCCCAATGGCGGCGTGATGTGGAGCAGAATCTGCGGGAACGTGAGCAGAATGTGCAGCAATGGCGGCGAGAGATCCAGCAGCAAACGGCGGAGTTCGACAAATACGACCGCCAATTCCGGCAGCAGCGCGACGAGTGGCGATCCACGAATGAACAATTGGCCCGGCAATCACGGTTCCGGATTATTTTGGCCGATGGTAGTGAACATTCTGCCGTGCTCTATCGGGCCAGCGACTCCTACGACCTGGCTCTGCTCAAACTGAACGGTTTCCGGACTCCCTTCCTGAAAGCGGCTCCGTCAGAGGCGGCGTCGTATGGCCGCCAGGTCTTCGCCATCGGTTCGCCGTTGGAGCTGAACAATTCGGTGACCGCGGGAGTCATCTCCGGGCTGCGCGACCATTTCATCCAGACCGATGCCCGCATTTATCCAGGCAATTCCGGGGGACCTTTGATCACCGAGGACGGGCTGGTGCTCGGAGTCAACACCATGAAGCTGATTACCGAGAAATTCGAAGGTATCGGGTTTGCGATCAGCTACCATCACGTGATGGATGAATTCCAGGACTATTTCCCCCGCTGA
- a CDS encoding proline dehydrogenase family protein, with the protein MNKLIAKILPYMPQKLVWQFSKEYIAGETIDDAVKASKELNKEGILTTIDVLGEFIKNLGEAEANKREYLEVIEIAERAGVKGNYSLKPTFFGLLIDTETAYGHIREIVAKAASHGNFVRIDMEDSPCTDREIELFRRLKAEFPSNVGLVLQAYLKRTYQDIKNMKDLHRADIPLNFRLCKGIYVEPASISYKNYDEINHHFLEDIELMLQEGMYPAIATHDKPVVEGALKLIEKYQVPKDRYEFQMLYGVTPALRKSLVDQGHTMRVYVPFGKQWFGYCTRRIKENPKMASVIMKAIFFKG; encoded by the coding sequence GTGAACAAACTGATCGCAAAGATTCTTCCGTACATGCCCCAAAAACTCGTCTGGCAATTCTCCAAGGAGTATATCGCCGGTGAAACCATTGACGATGCGGTGAAGGCCTCGAAGGAACTCAATAAGGAAGGCATCTTGACGACCATAGATGTGCTCGGAGAGTTCATCAAAAACCTCGGTGAGGCAGAGGCCAACAAGCGCGAATACCTCGAGGTGATCGAGATTGCCGAGAGGGCCGGGGTGAAGGGGAACTACAGCCTCAAACCGACTTTTTTCGGGCTGCTGATCGATACGGAAACCGCTTATGGCCATATCCGGGAAATAGTCGCCAAGGCTGCCTCCCACGGAAATTTTGTCCGGATCGATATGGAAGATTCGCCCTGCACTGACCGGGAGATTGAGCTTTTCAGAAGGCTGAAAGCTGAATTTCCAAGCAATGTCGGACTCGTTCTGCAGGCGTACCTGAAGAGAACCTATCAGGATATCAAAAACATGAAAGATTTGCACCGTGCCGACATTCCGCTGAATTTTCGCTTGTGCAAAGGGATTTATGTCGAACCGGCGTCGATCTCGTATAAGAACTATGACGAAATCAACCACCACTTCCTCGAGGACATCGAACTGATGTTGCAAGAGGGGATGTACCCGGCCATCGCCACCCATGACAAGCCGGTTGTCGAAGGTGCACTTAAACTGATCGAGAAATACCAGGTTCCCAAGGACCGGTACGAATTTCAGATGCTCTACGGGGTAACCCCGGCGTTACGAAAGTCTCTGGTTGATCAGGGACACACCATGCGCGTCTACGTTCCTTTCGGTAAGCAGTGGTTCGGCTATTGTACCCGGCGGATCAAGGAAAATCCCAAAATGGCGAGCGTCATCATGAAGGCCATTTTCTTCAAGGGCTAA
- a CDS encoding aldehyde ferredoxin oxidoreductase C-terminal domain-containing protein: MFSILRIDTATEKITKEQGDSLEYLLGGRTLSSLLVSEEVDPKCDPFGRDNKLFFCNGALSGTNVSSANRLSIGGKSPLTGGIKESNAGGIVGTRMAQQGLRCIALEGVPAPDAGWKIVVIGRKGTEFVDGSFLAGKGVYEKSELLSEKFGKKAGCITIGPAGENLLYASGIACSDPHGVCSRYAGRGGLGAVMASKKVIALVILDDGPVTPEHIDVEKFKTEAKRIVSLLKENPISSKFTKYGTSAMVDICQALKVLPTRNFRHGVMDGAEQINAQALYDTIKQRGGEGKTQHACMLPCAIMCSNVYPDKDGNVLCSPIEYETMALMGSNLCLKDLDAIAEMNRIANDAGVDTLDCGAAIGVAMEAGLADFGDPKAAIQLMEEIRNLTPLGKILGSGCKIAAQVLGVKHAPHVLGQAIPAYEPRGTKGMAMTYLSSPMGADHTFGFTLRDEEDTLTKQGKVALSKKFQVIGSRMDAMGMCNFVRYSVRNDMAPLFDLIQTRFGVEISATQFDDLVKKTLRIEHQFNTDAGITVADHRFAETFYVEKQPETGEVIDFTDEETIQAMQW; this comes from the coding sequence ATGTTCAGCATCCTACGCATCGACACTGCAACCGAAAAAATAACCAAGGAACAGGGTGATTCGCTGGAATACCTGCTCGGTGGCAGGACCCTCTCCTCCCTTCTGGTGAGTGAAGAAGTCGATCCGAAGTGTGATCCATTCGGACGAGACAATAAACTGTTTTTCTGCAACGGAGCGCTCAGTGGCACCAATGTCTCCAGTGCGAACCGCTTGAGCATCGGCGGCAAAAGCCCCCTGACCGGCGGCATCAAGGAAAGCAACGCCGGGGGCATCGTGGGGACGCGCATGGCCCAGCAGGGTCTGCGCTGCATCGCCTTGGAAGGAGTGCCGGCACCGGATGCCGGTTGGAAAATTGTGGTGATCGGCCGGAAGGGAACAGAGTTTGTGGACGGGTCTTTTCTTGCCGGCAAGGGAGTGTACGAGAAATCCGAGCTGCTCAGTGAAAAATTCGGCAAAAAGGCCGGCTGCATTACGATTGGGCCGGCCGGTGAAAACCTGCTCTATGCCTCCGGGATCGCCTGCTCCGATCCGCACGGTGTTTGTTCCCGCTACGCGGGCCGAGGGGGACTCGGGGCGGTCATGGCCTCAAAAAAAGTGATCGCTCTGGTTATTCTCGACGATGGTCCGGTCACGCCTGAACACATCGATGTGGAAAAATTCAAAACCGAGGCGAAACGGATCGTAAGCCTGCTCAAGGAAAACCCCATCTCTTCGAAGTTTACCAAGTATGGCACTTCTGCCATGGTAGATATCTGCCAGGCCCTGAAAGTGCTGCCGACCCGGAACTTCAGACATGGCGTGATGGACGGCGCCGAACAGATCAACGCCCAGGCGCTCTACGACACGATCAAGCAGCGTGGGGGCGAGGGCAAGACGCAGCACGCCTGTATGCTGCCCTGTGCCATCATGTGCTCCAACGTATATCCGGACAAGGATGGGAACGTGCTGTGTTCGCCGATCGAATATGAAACCATGGCTCTCATGGGTTCCAATCTGTGTCTCAAGGATCTGGACGCGATCGCTGAAATGAACCGTATTGCCAATGATGCCGGGGTTGATACGCTGGATTGCGGTGCTGCGATTGGTGTTGCCATGGAAGCCGGACTTGCCGACTTCGGTGATCCCAAGGCGGCGATACAATTGATGGAAGAGATCCGCAATCTAACTCCATTGGGAAAAATTCTCGGTTCCGGCTGCAAGATCGCGGCCCAGGTACTTGGTGTGAAACATGCGCCGCACGTCTTGGGGCAGGCGATTCCAGCGTATGAACCGCGCGGGACGAAAGGTATGGCCATGACCTATCTTTCCTCTCCCATGGGGGCGGATCACACCTTCGGTTTTACCCTCCGGGATGAGGAGGATACCCTGACCAAACAGGGCAAGGTCGCTCTTTCAAAGAAATTCCAGGTGATCGGTTCCCGTATGGATGCCATGGGGATGTGCAACTTCGTGCGCTATTCCGTACGCAACGATATGGCGCCGCTGTTTGATCTCATTCAAACCAGGTTTGGGGTGGAGATCAGTGCCACGCAGTTTGACGATCTGGTAAAGAAGACGCTGCGCATAGAGCATCAATTCAACACCGATGCCGGCATCACCGTTGCGGACCATCGCTTTGCCGAGACCTTTTATGTGGAAAAACAGCCTGAAACGGGAGAAGTCATCGATTTCACCGACGAGGAGACGATTCAGGCAATGCAATGGTGA
- the pruA gene encoding L-glutamate gamma-semialdehyde dehydrogenase yields MNLLNNAVIETPYPENEPILDYAPGTEARRKLKEALKEMAGKRVEIPLVIGGERITTGDMGQVVMPHDHNHVLAEYHKASEREARLAIEAALEARKTWQSMRWEERCAIFLKAAELLARKYRYLINAGSMLSTSKNAFQAEIDAACELIDFLRFNVHFAERIYREQPRSAPGIWNYLQHRPLEGFVLAVTPFNFTAIAGNLPSAPAIMGNTVVWKPASSCVYTPHLFMQILEEAGLPAGVINFLPGPGRLVGDVCLKDPNLAGVHFTGSTAVFQQMWRTIGEHIATYKSYPRIVGETGGKDFVVVHQDADVDQVVTALVRGAFEYQGQKCSAVSRAYIPQSLWKHIRSGLERELTSLPVGPPQDFRNFVNAVIDRQAFTSITGFIDQARQDSTSEIIIGGGSNDRTGYFIEPTVIVTKDPQSRTMVEEIFGPVLTIYVYEDDAYLETLEICDKTSRYALTGAVFSRSRAAISLALAKLEQAAGNFYINDKPTGAVVGQQPFGGGRASGTNDKAGFYTNLLRWVSPRTVKETFLPPTTPGYPFLEQE; encoded by the coding sequence ATGAATTTACTCAACAACGCCGTCATCGAAACCCCGTATCCTGAGAATGAACCTATCCTCGATTATGCACCAGGAACCGAGGCACGTCGTAAACTGAAGGAAGCGCTCAAGGAAATGGCGGGGAAACGAGTCGAGATTCCTCTGGTCATCGGTGGCGAGCGAATTACCACCGGTGATATGGGGCAGGTGGTCATGCCGCATGACCATAACCATGTGCTTGCAGAATATCATAAAGCTTCGGAACGTGAAGCCCGCCTGGCCATAGAAGCGGCTTTGGAGGCCCGGAAGACGTGGCAGTCTATGCGTTGGGAGGAGCGTTGCGCTATATTTCTGAAGGCAGCCGAATTGTTGGCGCGGAAATATCGTTATCTGATCAATGCCGGATCCATGCTGTCGACTTCGAAAAATGCTTTTCAGGCGGAGATCGATGCCGCCTGTGAACTGATCGATTTTCTGCGTTTCAACGTCCATTTTGCCGAACGGATATATCGTGAGCAGCCGCGCTCGGCGCCCGGCATATGGAACTATCTCCAGCACCGCCCGCTGGAGGGATTCGTCCTGGCCGTGACGCCTTTCAACTTTACCGCCATTGCCGGGAATCTGCCCAGTGCACCGGCAATAATGGGAAATACCGTCGTCTGGAAGCCGGCCTCGTCCTGCGTTTATACCCCGCACCTGTTCATGCAGATCCTGGAAGAGGCCGGACTGCCGGCCGGCGTCATCAATTTTCTTCCTGGACCAGGCCGTTTGGTGGGGGATGTGTGCCTCAAGGATCCCAACCTTGCCGGCGTTCATTTCACCGGTTCAACGGCAGTGTTTCAGCAGATGTGGAGGACCATCGGTGAGCATATCGCGACGTATAAGTCCTATCCGCGCATCGTCGGGGAGACGGGCGGAAAAGATTTTGTCGTTGTACACCAGGATGCCGACGTTGACCAAGTCGTTACCGCACTGGTGCGAGGTGCCTTCGAATACCAGGGGCAGAAATGCTCGGCGGTGAGCAGAGCGTACATCCCGCAAAGTTTGTGGAAACACATACGTTCCGGTCTGGAGCGGGAACTTACATCTCTGCCGGTAGGTCCACCACAGGATTTTCGAAATTTCGTCAATGCGGTGATCGATCGGCAGGCATTTACCTCCATCACCGGATTTATCGATCAGGCCAGGCAGGATAGCACCAGCGAAATCATCATCGGCGGCGGTTCTAACGACCGTACCGGCTATTTCATCGAACCGACGGTCATTGTTACCAAAGACCCGCAGTCCCGGACGATGGTTGAAGAGATCTTCGGTCCGGTGCTGACCATCTACGTCTATGAAGATGACGCCTATCTGGAAACACTGGAGATATGTGACAAAACATCGAGATACGCGCTGACCGGGGCCGTTTTTTCCAGAAGCAGAGCGGCAATCTCGCTGGCTTTGGCCAAACTCGAGCAGGCGGCGGGTAATTTTTATATTAATGATAAACCTACCGGTGCTGTGGTCGGCCAACAACCCTTTGGCGGAGGGAGGGCCTCCGGAACCAACGATAAGGCCGGTTTTTATACCAACCTGCTCAGGTGGGTCTCCCCCCGTACGGTAAAGGAAACGTTTCTGCCGCCGACAACTCCGGGTTATCCGTTTCTTGAGCAAGAATAA
- a CDS encoding FadR/GntR family transcriptional regulator, whose protein sequence is MGTLFHKAKQNRIYQDVVDQIQTAILDGQLVPGDKLPPERELCEMFQASRGTLREALRILEQKSLIEIRLGMSGGAYVKDANAELMAENLAILIRSQAVSLQHLAEFREGVEGAVAELAALRATAADKKQLAKLISQAARCREKGLREWNNFVQMDEKIHIELACIAGNPLYRFIHHSIHENIHRYYDKLLIIGEDELEENFQDLNSIVAAVVAGEAEKAKRLAIHHVRRFNSYMEQKKRRNPDI, encoded by the coding sequence ATGGGCACGTTATTTCACAAGGCAAAACAAAACAGAATCTACCAGGATGTGGTTGATCAGATTCAGACAGCCATACTCGACGGTCAGCTCGTTCCCGGTGACAAATTGCCGCCTGAACGGGAATTATGTGAGATGTTTCAGGCGAGCAGAGGCACCCTGAGGGAAGCACTACGGATACTTGAGCAAAAAAGTCTCATTGAAATCCGACTCGGGATGAGCGGCGGCGCCTATGTCAAAGATGCCAACGCCGAATTGATGGCAGAAAACCTGGCCATCCTTATCCGATCTCAGGCCGTCTCACTACAGCATCTCGCCGAGTTTCGCGAAGGGGTGGAAGGGGCAGTCGCCGAACTCGCCGCCTTGCGAGCGACTGCAGCGGACAAAAAACAGTTGGCGAAGCTTATCAGCCAGGCTGCCCGTTGCCGGGAAAAGGGTTTGCGGGAATGGAACAACTTCGTCCAGATGGATGAAAAAATTCACATCGAGTTGGCCTGCATCGCCGGAAACCCTCTGTACCGTTTTATCCATCACTCGATCCATGAGAACATTCATCGTTATTACGATAAGCTCCTCATCATCGGCGAAGATGAACTGGAAGAAAATTTTCAGGACCTCAACTCGATCGTTGCTGCTGTCGTCGCCGGGGAGGCGGAAAAGGCCAAACGCCTTGCCATCCATCATGTAAGGAGGTTCAACTCCTACATGGAGCAGAAGAAGCGCCGCAATCCCGATATTTAA